In the Campylobacter sp. RM6914 genome, one interval contains:
- a CDS encoding sodium-dependent transporter — protein MLNDKFSKIGFVLAMAGSAVGLGNAWKFPTMVGNNGGSAFIVLYLALTFGVAFVAFLAELSIGKLGETDIVNSMYKLAPKHKKAWSLTGFFMITAVLIASFYMVVIGWILYYIYISFTALPKDVSEAGAIFGLLLSGDVFSALICFSVVFFIVFFVVSKGIKGGIEKLNIWMMPTLFVLLVLMLFYSFSMADGFLKAAEFLFVPNFGAITADTVLMALGLAFFSLSMGVCTVPTYAANLSDGTNLVKATLSIIFINILIGIMMGLVVFTFVFAYGGDTTQAGPGLIFVSLTTLFAKLGIVGNILSVAFFTSLLFAGVTSAVSMIEPFVFYLVNKFKITRLNALIYIGMVVYVLGAFCIFSYYKPTSESFTFLGKPMFDFLDYATSNVLMPFGAIVFSFFVGFMLKKEALLTLFGSFMNEKVFEIWYFLLRYITPLAIIAIMLYQIFGS, from the coding sequence ATGTTAAATGATAAGTTTTCAAAAATAGGATTTGTTTTGGCGATGGCAGGCTCTGCCGTAGGACTTGGTAATGCTTGGAAATTTCCAACTATGGTTGGAAATAACGGAGGCTCTGCCTTCATAGTGCTTTATCTGGCTCTTACCTTTGGTGTTGCTTTTGTTGCTTTTTTGGCTGAATTGAGCATAGGAAAATTAGGTGAGACGGATATAGTAAATTCCATGTATAAATTAGCACCAAAACACAAAAAAGCATGGTCACTTACAGGGTTTTTTATGATAACGGCTGTTTTGATAGCTTCGTTTTATATGGTTGTTATCGGCTGGATCCTATACTATATATACATAAGCTTTACTGCGCTTCCTAAAGATGTGTCAGAGGCCGGAGCGATATTTGGCCTGCTTTTAAGCGGCGATGTCTTTAGTGCTTTAATCTGTTTTAGTGTCGTGTTTTTTATTGTATTTTTTGTAGTTTCAAAAGGCATAAAGGGCGGTATAGAAAAGCTAAATATATGGATGATGCCGACACTTTTTGTTTTGCTGGTTTTAATGCTGTTTTATTCGTTCTCAATGGCTGATGGATTTTTAAAAGCGGCTGAATTTTTATTTGTTCCAAATTTTGGTGCTATAACTGCAGATACAGTCTTGATGGCTCTTGGTCTTGCGTTTTTTTCACTATCCATGGGCGTTTGCACTGTTCCTACATACGCTGCAAATCTCTCTGACGGAACAAATTTGGTAAAAGCTACGCTTTCTATCATATTTATAAATATCTTAATCGGTATCATGATGGGGCTTGTCGTGTTTACCTTTGTTTTTGCTTACGGCGGAGACACTACACAGGCTGGACCAGGACTTATCTTTGTATCTTTAACGACTCTTTTTGCAAAGCTTGGAATAGTGGGTAACATCTTATCGGTTGCATTTTTTACATCACTTTTGTTTGCAGGTGTTACAAGTGCGGTTTCCATGATAGAGCCATTTGTCTTTTATCTTGTAAATAAATTTAAAATAACTCGTCTAAATGCTTTGATTTATATCGGTATGGTCGTATACGTCTTGGGTGCATTTTGTATATTTTCTTACTATAAGCCGACATCTGAGAGTTTTACATTTTTAGGTAAGCCGATGTTTGACTTTCTTGACTATGCTACTTCAAACGTCTTAATGCCGTTTGGTGCCATTGTATTTAGCTTTTTTGTTGGATTTATGCTTAAAAAAGAGGCTTTACTTACACTTTTTGGATCATTTATGAATGAGAAAGTGTTTGAAATTTGGTATTTTTTACTTCGTTATATTACTCCGCTTGCGATAATTGCTATCATGCTTTATCAAATTTTTGGCAGTTGA
- a CDS encoding sodium-dependent transporter — protein MQKEQFSRIGYVLAVAGSAVGLGAIWKFPYVVGENGGSAFVMLYILICCLVAIPVFLAELSIGKLSESDSVNAFRKLAFKNKKFWGYVGGLTMVTAAVIASYYLVIIGWVFKYLTLSFTSLPKNIESSKDYFLEFLTKDSLGQFVFFALAFATCLLILSRGVKSGIEKISVWMMPALFLMLLFMLFYSCTMDGFIKAAQFLLVPDFSKITLASFFSALGLAFFTMSLGMAVIITYSASLSDDANLFRSTISVVGINILIAIIAGLVIFTFVFEFDAEPSQGVGLVFMSLPTLFANLGFTGNILAIMFFTALSFAALTSAISIIEPFVFFLIREFDISRAKSLAIVGGGIFALGILCIFANIEGVGDKYMVFGKDFFSFLDFTAEKILLPLGGIGGAIFAGYIIKKEALYTLFSPYMTDFMFDVWYILVRYVSPIFVLAIMINMLFFS, from the coding sequence GTGCAAAAAGAACAGTTTAGTAGGATAGGTTATGTTCTTGCAGTGGCAGGCTCTGCCGTAGGACTTGGTGCGATATGGAAATTTCCTTATGTCGTAGGAGAAAATGGTGGCTCAGCCTTTGTTATGCTTTATATTTTGATCTGCTGTTTAGTAGCGATACCGGTTTTTTTAGCAGAATTAAGCATAGGTAAGCTTAGTGAAAGTGATAGTGTAAACGCCTTTAGAAAATTAGCGTTTAAAAACAAAAAATTCTGGGGTTATGTCGGCGGTCTTACTATGGTTACTGCGGCTGTTATCGCTAGTTATTATCTAGTGATTATAGGTTGGGTATTTAAGTATCTTACGCTCTCTTTTACATCTTTGCCTAAAAATATCGAAAGCTCTAAGGATTATTTTCTTGAGTTTTTAACAAAAGATTCGTTGGGGCAGTTTGTATTTTTTGCTTTAGCGTTTGCTACTTGCTTGCTTATCCTTTCTCGCGGTGTTAAAAGCGGTATAGAAAAGATAAGTGTATGGATGATGCCTGCTCTGTTTTTGATGCTTTTATTTATGTTATTTTACTCATGCACCATGGATGGATTTATAAAAGCTGCACAGTTTTTACTTGTTCCTGATTTTAGCAAAATAACATTAGCTTCGTTTTTTTCAGCACTTGGACTTGCATTTTTTACTATGTCGTTAGGTATGGCAGTTATTATTACTTACTCGGCTTCACTCTCTGATGATGCAAATTTATTTAGGTCTACAATAAGCGTTGTCGGTATAAATATCCTCATAGCTATCATAGCAGGACTTGTGATATTTACATTTGTATTTGAATTTGATGCAGAACCGTCTCAAGGTGTTGGGCTGGTATTTATGTCGCTTCCTACACTCTTTGCAAATTTAGGCTTTACGGGCAATATTCTTGCGATCATGTTCTTTACGGCGCTTAGTTTTGCGGCACTAACCTCTGCGATATCTATCATTGAACCTTTTGTATTTTTCCTTATACGTGAATTTGATATAAGTCGTGCAAAGTCGCTAGCTATCGTTGGCGGTGGAATTTTTGCTCTTGGTATACTTTGTATATTTGCAAATATCGAAGGAGTTGGTGACAAATACATGGTGTTTGGCAAAGATTTCTTTAGTTTCCTTGATTTTACGGCTGAGAAAATTTTACTTCCACTTGGTGGTATAGGCGGGGCTATATTTGCCGGATATATTATCAAAAAAGAGGCGCTATATACGTTATTTAGCCCATATATGACTGATTTTATGTTTGATGTTTGGTATATTCTGGTTAGATACGTATCGCCTATTTTCGTGCTAGCTATTATGATAAATATGTTGTTTTTTAGCTGA
- the pckA gene encoding phosphoenolpyruvate carboxykinase (ATP) produces MISELAKLGLNGVKEIFHNISYDELFEHEKRNGEGRVSDNGTFMVDTGIFTGRSPKDKYFVKQDESQKYIAWGKINQPITKELFDKLLAKAKKQLSGSDLYVQDAYCGASAKSKRLVRFVTQVAWQAHFVKNMFIRPSQQELKNFKPDFVVFNACKCVNDSFKEDGLNSEVFVIFNVEENIAVIGGTWYGGEMKKGIFSMMNYWLPLEGKLSMHCSANVGKDGDTALFFGLSGTGKTTLSTDPHRKLIGDDEHGWDDDGVFNFEGGCYAKCINLDPSSEPEIYGAIKRNALLENVVADENGVVDYKDGSKTENTRVSYPIEHIQNHEPSLSAGHPKNIIFLTADAFGVLPPVSKLTKEQAMYYFLSGYTAKVAGTERGITEPVATFSACFGEPFMPLHPTVYAKLLGEKIDKHGVNVYLVNTGWSGGAYGVGKRMSIKATRACINAILDGSITKCEFENFDKFNLAIPKALDGVETKLLNPINTWANADEYRVTRDKLAAMFEANFKRYEDVKEGIEYAKAGPKN; encoded by the coding sequence ATGATCAGTGAACTTGCAAAGCTTGGACTAAACGGTGTGAAAGAAATTTTTCACAACATAAGCTACGATGAGCTTTTTGAACACGAAAAGCGCAACGGCGAAGGCAGAGTAAGCGACAACGGTACTTTTATGGTGGATACTGGAATTTTTACAGGTAGAAGTCCAAAAGATAAATACTTCGTGAAACAAGACGAAAGCCAAAAATACATTGCATGGGGTAAGATAAACCAACCTATCACAAAAGAACTTTTTGATAAGCTTTTAGCTAAAGCAAAAAAACAATTGAGCGGAAGCGACCTTTATGTTCAAGATGCTTATTGTGGTGCAAGTGCCAAATCAAAACGCTTGGTTCGCTTTGTAACTCAAGTTGCATGGCAAGCTCATTTTGTAAAAAATATGTTTATCCGTCCAAGCCAACAAGAGCTTAAAAATTTTAAACCTGATTTTGTTGTTTTTAACGCTTGTAAATGCGTAAATGATAGCTTTAAAGAAGATGGACTAAATTCCGAAGTTTTTGTTATATTTAATGTCGAAGAAAACATCGCTGTTATCGGCGGAACGTGGTATGGCGGCGAGATGAAAAAAGGAATTTTTTCCATGATGAATTACTGGCTTCCGCTTGAAGGAAAGCTTAGTATGCACTGTTCGGCAAATGTCGGCAAAGACGGAGATACTGCACTGTTTTTTGGACTAAGCGGAACAGGCAAAACAACACTTTCAACCGATCCGCACCGCAAGCTAATAGGAGATGACGAGCACGGCTGGGATGATGATGGTGTGTTTAACTTTGAGGGCGGCTGTTATGCAAAGTGTATAAACCTTGACCCATCTAGTGAGCCTGAAATTTACGGCGCTATCAAACGTAATGCTCTGCTTGAAAATGTTGTAGCAGATGAAAACGGCGTTGTTGATTACAAAGATGGTAGTAAAACAGAAAATACTCGCGTAAGCTATCCTATCGAACATATCCAAAACCATGAGCCAAGTCTAAGCGCAGGTCATCCTAAAAATATTATCTTCCTAACTGCAGATGCATTTGGCGTACTACCTCCTGTTTCAAAGCTTACAAAAGAACAAGCAATGTATTATTTCTTAAGTGGTTATACTGCAAAAGTAGCAGGAACAGAGCGTGGTATAACAGAGCCGGTAGCTACATTTAGCGCATGTTTTGGTGAGCCTTTCATGCCTTTGCATCCAACCGTTTATGCCAAACTTCTTGGCGAAAAGATCGATAAGCACGGTGTAAATGTTTATCTTGTAAATACCGGCTGGAGTGGCGGAGCATACGGTGTAGGCAAGAGAATGAGCATAAAAGCTACTCGTGCTTGCATAAATGCTATCTTGGATGGAAGTATAACAAAGTGTGAATTTGAAAATTTTGATAAATTTAATCTAGCTATACCAAAGGCACTTGATGGCGTTGAAACAAAACTTCTTAATCCTATAAATACATGGGCAAATGCTGATGAATACCGTGTAACTCGTGATAAGCTTGCTGCTATGTTTGAGGCAAATTTTAAGCGTTATGAAGATGTTAAAGAGGGTATCGAGTACGCAAAAGCAGGTCCAAAAAACTAA
- a CDS encoding OadG family transporter subunit, with translation MQVNLVAEGFRFMILGMSSVFLFLMLMVLVLKIQAKIFERFASMPDVLPPPSKPNQTSINNNELVAVIGAAINQYKKNTRR, from the coding sequence ATGCAAGTAAATCTAGTTGCTGAAGGTTTTAGATTTATGATCCTTGGCATGAGTAGTGTATTTTTATTTCTCATGCTAATGGTTCTTGTGCTTAAGATTCAGGCTAAAATTTTTGAACGCTTTGCAAGTATGCCTGATGTTTTACCACCCCCATCCAAACCAAATCAAACTTCGATAAACAATAACGAGTTGGTGGCAGTCATAGGCGCCGCTATAAATCAATACAAGAAAAACACAAGAAGGTAA
- a CDS encoding sodium ion-translocating decarboxylase subunit beta, giving the protein MKKILLYMMLVAFASIFCYADTVQAAPSAPKVEYKEKSIGDLFRGFYKTTGINAFLNPTDGLKDSSGHELSKFTQSWGRIIMFFVCFLLFYLAIKKGFEPLLLLPIGFGGLLANIPIAEIAGPNGFLGIIYGFGIESGLFPLIIFMGVGAMTDFGPLLANPKTAMLGGAAQFGIFATLIGALALSQHTSIFNFSLADAAAIGIIGGADGPTAIFLASRLAPDLLGAIAVAAYSYMALVPIIQPPIMRVLTTKEERKIRMVQLREVSKREKIIFPITILMLCVLVLPDATPLIGALAFGNLVRECGVVQRLSDTMQNALINIVTIFLGLSVGSKLAAEKFLVPNTLGILMLGLVAFSIGTAAGIIMAKIMNKFSKDKINPLIGAAGVSAVPMAARVANKEGIKEDCTNILLMHAMGPNVSGVIGSAVAAGVLLSIFK; this is encoded by the coding sequence ATGAAAAAAATTTTACTTTATATGATGCTTGTTGCTTTCGCATCGATATTTTGTTATGCAGATACTGTTCAAGCCGCTCCTAGTGCGCCAAAGGTTGAGTATAAAGAAAAAAGCATAGGCGATCTTTTTAGGGGTTTTTACAAGACTACCGGCATAAATGCTTTTTTAAATCCGACCGATGGGCTAAAAGATAGTTCGGGACATGAGTTAAGCAAATTTACTCAAAGCTGGGGCAGGATCATAATGTTTTTTGTCTGCTTTTTGCTTTTTTATTTAGCGATTAAAAAAGGATTTGAGCCGCTTTTGTTGCTTCCTATCGGATTTGGTGGACTACTGGCAAATATCCCGATTGCCGAAATCGCTGGTCCAAACGGATTTTTGGGTATTATTTACGGTTTTGGTATAGAAAGCGGACTTTTTCCTCTTATCATTTTCATGGGTGTCGGAGCGATGACTGACTTTGGACCACTTCTAGCTAATCCAAAAACAGCTATGCTAGGAGGCGCGGCACAGTTTGGAATTTTTGCAACACTTATTGGCGCATTGGCTCTTAGCCAACATACTTCCATTTTTAATTTTTCTTTAGCGGATGCCGCTGCGATTGGTATTATAGGTGGAGCGGATGGTCCTACGGCGATATTTTTAGCTTCCAGACTTGCGCCTGATTTGCTTGGAGCTATAGCCGTTGCAGCATACTCGTATATGGCGTTAGTTCCGATTATACAACCACCGATCATGAGAGTGCTTACGACAAAAGAAGAGCGTAAAATTCGCATGGTGCAGTTGCGAGAGGTAAGCAAGCGTGAAAAGATCATCTTCCCTATTACGATTTTGATGCTTTGTGTCCTTGTGCTTCCTGATGCAACTCCGCTTATCGGCGCACTTGCTTTTGGAAATTTGGTGCGTGAATGTGGCGTAGTTCAGCGCTTGAGCGATACCATGCAAAACGCTCTTATAAATATCGTAACGATATTTTTGGGACTTTCTGTTGGCTCTAAATTGGCCGCTGAAAAATTTCTTGTACCAAACACGCTAGGTATTTTAATGCTAGGTCTTGTTGCATTTTCTATAGGAACTGCAGCTGGTATTATAATGGCTAAAATTATGAATAAATTTAGCAAAGACAAGATAAATCCACTTATAGGTGCAGCCGGTGTTAGCGCTGTTCCGATGGCGGCTAGAGTTGCTAATAAAGAGGGTATTAAGGAAGATTGCACTAACATTTTGCTTATGCATGCTATGGGACCAAATGTTTCGGGTGTTATCGGCTCTGCGGTCGCAGCCGGTGTGCTTTTATCCATATTTAAATAA
- a CDS encoding biotin/lipoyl-containing protein, with amino-acid sequence MAKKFIDIMDTTFRDGFQSVYGARVLMNDFFPALEAAKDAGITHFEFGGGARFQSLYFYLNEDAFEMMDKFRSIVGKDANLQTLARGVNTVMLDTGSRELIDLHAKMFKKHGTTTIRNFDALNDVENLKYSGERIVHHGLKHEVVVTMMDLPPNCVGAHDVAFYERILREILDAGIPYDSVCFKDASGTSSPQKVYETIKMARRLLPEGTHVRLHTHETAGVSVSCYLAALEAGADGIDLAAAPLSGGTSQPDILTMLHAVKGKDYDLGGLDVEKILKYEDVLKGCLSDYFTPPEATQVSPLIPFSPMPGGALTANTQMMRDNNILDKFPQVIDAMREVVEKGGYGTSVTPVSQFYFQQAFNNVMFGKWKKIAEGYGKMVLGYFGKTPCAPDSEVVKLAAEQLKLEPTTQKALDIADRDESKSLAHTREILTKEGIEINDENLFIAAACKEKGIAFLKGEAKVNVRKISQMQKTKEVVSNQVASSNNGKYSVVVNGTTYNVEVKEGFSDGVEVKSITPVSAPQVQTSSKTSTGEAILSSLPGTVSKILVKVGDSVKKGQTVVILEAMKMEIEVPAANDGVISVIEVIQGQNVQNGQVLARM; translated from the coding sequence ATGGCAAAGAAATTTATTGACATTATGGACACGACTTTTCGTGACGGTTTTCAGTCGGTTTATGGTGCACGCGTGCTTATGAATGACTTTTTCCCGGCTCTTGAGGCTGCAAAAGATGCCGGCATAACTCACTTTGAATTTGGCGGAGGCGCACGTTTTCAAAGTTTGTATTTTTATCTAAACGAAGACGCCTTTGAGATGATGGATAAATTTAGATCTATCGTGGGAAAAGATGCAAATTTACAAACACTCGCACGCGGTGTAAATACCGTTATGCTTGACACTGGAAGTAGAGAGCTTATCGACCTGCACGCAAAAATGTTTAAAAAACACGGCACAACTACGATACGAAATTTCGATGCCTTAAATGATGTTGAAAATTTAAAATACTCTGGCGAAAGGATAGTTCATCACGGACTCAAACACGAAGTCGTCGTTACGATGATGGATCTACCGCCAAACTGTGTTGGTGCTCACGATGTTGCTTTTTATGAGAGAATTTTGCGTGAAATTTTAGATGCAGGCATACCTTATGATAGTGTTTGCTTTAAAGACGCAAGCGGTACAAGTAGCCCCCAAAAAGTATACGAAACCATAAAAATGGCTAGAAGACTACTGCCTGAAGGCACTCATGTGCGACTTCATACTCATGAGACGGCTGGCGTGAGCGTGTCATGTTACTTGGCTGCACTTGAAGCAGGGGCTGACGGTATAGACCTGGCTGCCGCGCCTCTTAGCGGCGGAACATCTCAGCCTGATATCCTAACTATGCTTCATGCTGTTAAAGGTAAGGATTATGATCTTGGCGGTCTTGATGTAGAGAAAATTTTAAAATACGAAGATGTGTTAAAAGGTTGCTTGAGTGATTATTTCACTCCGCCTGAGGCAACACAAGTAAGTCCTTTGATACCATTTTCTCCTATGCCTGGCGGCGCACTTACGGCAAACACTCAAATGATGCGAGATAATAACATACTTGATAAATTTCCTCAAGTAATTGACGCCATGCGCGAAGTCGTTGAAAAGGGTGGGTATGGCACAAGTGTAACGCCTGTTAGTCAGTTTTATTTCCAGCAAGCATTTAATAACGTAATGTTTGGAAAATGGAAAAAGATCGCCGAAGGGTATGGCAAAATGGTTCTTGGTTACTTCGGCAAAACCCCTTGCGCTCCAGACAGTGAAGTCGTAAAATTAGCTGCCGAGCAATTAAAATTAGAACCTACCACGCAAAAAGCGCTTGATATAGCAGATCGTGACGAAAGTAAATCTTTGGCTCATACAAGAGAAATTTTAACCAAAGAGGGCATTGAGATAAATGATGAGAATTTATTTATAGCCGCCGCCTGTAAAGAAAAAGGTATCGCATTTTTAAAAGGTGAAGCAAAGGTTAATGTTCGCAAGATAAGTCAAATGCAAAAAACAAAAGAGGTTGTTTCAAATCAAGTTGCAAGCTCAAATAATGGAAAATACAGCGTAGTTGTAAATGGCACGACCTATAATGTCGAAGTTAAAGAGGGCTTTAGTGATGGTGTCGAGGTAAAAAGTATAACTCCTGTGTCTGCGCCACAAGTCCAGACTTCATCTAAAACTTCAACCGGAGAAGCGATACTTAGTAGCCTGCCAGGTACTGTTAGTAAAATTTTAGTCAAAGTGGGCGATAGTGTTAAAAAAGGACAAACTGTTGTTATTTTAGAAGCAATGAAGATGGAGATCGAAGTTCCTGCTGCAAATGATGGAGTAATAAGCGTCATTGAAGTGATACAGGGTCAAAATGTCCAAAATGGACAAGTCTTAGCTAGGATGTAA
- a CDS encoding dicarboxylate/amino acid:cation symporter — protein MSENKGGIFSLYFRTNLLVRILVGLILGAIFGIVFQKANGAIEFLAPFGDLFIRLLKMIMVPVIVCTLIVGTSSIAPSHLGKVGLKVIVFYMFTSLCAIIIGLLVGVVLSPGEGLELANISGVAKEAKAPTLVEILLNIIPTNPFGSIAKGDVLPIICFCIFFGIALAFSRDSKEENIKKAADTVYAFFEGMSDVMFRVVGWVMQYAPIGVFALIFIVFSKNGAEAFGPLANVTISVYIGLVLQIVLVYCAICFFCKLSPMTFLKKVRPPMITAFVTRSSGATIPVSMETAEKSMGVPRSIFGFTLPVGATINMDGTTIYLGVCAIFVANVVGSPLDLSQQLTVVLTAVLASIGTAGVPGAGAIMLLMVLESVGLKVEAGSVVAIAYGMILGIDAILDMGRTSMNVVGDMMGAVVIAKSENELNEKVWNS, from the coding sequence ATGAGTGAGAACAAAGGCGGGATATTTTCCCTATATTTTAGAACAAACCTTCTTGTTAGAATTCTGGTAGGTCTTATTTTGGGTGCAATTTTTGGTATTGTTTTTCAAAAAGCAAATGGAGCGATTGAATTTTTAGCACCATTTGGCGATCTATTTATTAGATTGTTAAAAATGATAATGGTGCCGGTGATAGTTTGCACGCTTATAGTAGGAACTAGTTCTATTGCGCCATCACATCTTGGCAAGGTCGGCTTAAAGGTTATTGTATTTTATATGTTTACCTCGCTATGCGCTATCATTATAGGTCTTTTAGTTGGTGTAGTCTTATCTCCTGGAGAGGGGCTTGAACTTGCTAATATTTCAGGTGTGGCAAAAGAAGCCAAAGCGCCTACTCTTGTTGAAATTTTACTAAATATCATCCCTACAAATCCATTTGGATCAATTGCAAAAGGTGATGTTTTGCCTATCATTTGTTTTTGTATATTTTTTGGTATCGCTCTTGCATTTAGTAGAGATAGTAAAGAAGAGAACATAAAAAAAGCTGCCGATACGGTTTATGCCTTTTTTGAAGGTATGAGCGATGTTATGTTTAGAGTTGTTGGCTGGGTTATGCAGTATGCTCCGATAGGTGTTTTTGCTCTTATTTTCATCGTATTTTCCAAAAATGGCGCGGAGGCGTTTGGACCGCTTGCTAATGTAACGATCAGTGTTTATATTGGTTTGGTATTGCAAATTGTGCTTGTTTACTGTGCTATTTGCTTTTTCTGTAAACTAAGTCCTATGACTTTTCTTAAAAAGGTAAGACCGCCGATGATTACGGCATTTGTTACTCGTTCATCGGGTGCAACGATACCTGTATCTATGGAAACAGCAGAAAAAAGCATGGGTGTTCCAAGAAGTATATTTGGCTTTACTCTTCCTGTTGGTGCTACTATAAATATGGACGGAACAACGATATATCTTGGAGTCTGTGCGATATTTGTAGCAAACGTGGTCGGTTCTCCGCTTGATTTATCACAGCAGCTTACCGTTGTTCTAACAGCTGTTTTGGCCTCTATAGGAACAGCCGGAGTACCTGGAGCTGGAGCCATTATGCTACTTATGGTACTTGAGTCAGTAGGATTAAAAGTAGAGGCAGGTAGCGTAGTAGCTATCGCTTACGGCATGATACTTGGCATAGATGCTATACTTGATATGGGTAGAACATCTATGAACGTAGTTGGAGATATGATGGGCGCGGTTGTTATCGCAAAAAGTGAAAACGAACTTAATGAAAAGGTGTGGAATTCATGA
- a CDS encoding sodium-dependent transporter codes for MSEKFSKIGFILSIVGAAIGLGNAWKFPYLVGINGGSAFVLLYLFFAIVVGLSIFFAEMAMGKISLSDTVNAFKKLAPSHSKEWGFAGVIMITGLFVASFYTLIIGWVIRYSVVALSKLPADIETSTNLFGNFISTNAWEQILYFSIAFFAYFFILTKGIKSGIERINLWLIPILFVLLLLMLAYSTSMNGFDKAAEFLLVPDFSKINSDSIFMALGLAFFTMCIGIGAVLTYSSSLDDNTNLFTSSLYVVFLNIITSIIIGLIVFTFVFEFDAQPSQGVGLAFISLPTLFAKLGVLGNVLCFTFFITLVFAGLTSAISMVEPCIFYLNRNFGLSRVRSILIVGSVVYVLGVLCALSNINEVKEILKFFDKSFFDCLDYLSSNIMLPLGGIVISIFVGYFMQVNTLKKLFVPYMGERVFKIWYFLVRYIAPVCVFIVLVKGIL; via the coding sequence ATGAGTGAAAAATTTAGCAAAATAGGCTTTATTTTATCTATCGTCGGAGCAGCTATAGGGCTTGGAAATGCGTGGAAATTTCCTTATCTAGTAGGCATAAACGGCGGTTCGGCATTTGTTTTATTATATCTGTTTTTCGCCATTGTCGTTGGGCTTAGTATATTTTTTGCCGAGATGGCTATGGGTAAAATTTCACTTAGCGATACGGTAAATGCATTTAAAAAGCTAGCCCCTTCTCATTCTAAAGAGTGGGGATTTGCCGGCGTTATTATGATCACTGGTTTATTTGTCGCCTCTTTTTATACGCTTATTATCGGTTGGGTCATAAGATATAGCGTCGTTGCGCTTTCAAAGCTACCTGCCGATATTGAGACTTCGACAAATTTGTTTGGAAATTTTATCTCAACTAACGCTTGGGAACAAATTTTGTATTTTTCCATAGCATTTTTTGCTTACTTTTTTATACTTACAAAGGGTATTAAAAGTGGCATAGAGCGTATAAATTTATGGCTTATACCGATACTCTTTGTCCTACTTTTATTAATGCTTGCTTATTCTACAAGCATGAATGGATTTGATAAGGCGGCGGAGTTTTTGCTTGTCCCTGACTTTTCTAAGATAAATTCAGATAGTATTTTTATGGCGCTTGGGCTTGCGTTTTTTACCATGTGCATCGGTATAGGGGCGGTTTTAACATACTCTTCAAGTCTTGATGATAATACAAATTTATTTACCTCTTCTTTATATGTAGTTTTTTTAAATATCATAACTAGCATTATCATCGGTCTGATCGTGTTTACCTTTGTGTTTGAATTTGATGCCCAGCCGTCTCAAGGTGTCGGTCTTGCCTTTATCTCGCTTCCTACACTTTTTGCTAAGCTGGGAGTGCTTGGTAATGTGCTTTGTTTTACGTTTTTTATAACACTTGTCTTTGCGGGACTTACATCTGCCATTTCAATGGTGGAGCCATGCATCTTCTATCTAAATAGAAATTTTGGCTTAAGTCGCGTAAGATCAATTCTTATAGTAGGTAGCGTAGTTTATGTTTTGGGTGTACTTTGTGCGCTTTCAAATATAAACGAGGTTAAGGAGATACTCAAATTTTTTGATAAAAGTTTTTTTGATTGTCTTGATTATCTAAGCTCAAACATCATGCTTCCTCTTGGTGGTATAGTTATATCGATTTTTGTCGGATACTTCATGCAAGTTAATACATTAAAAAAATTATTTGTACCATATATGGGAGAAAGGGTCTTTAAAATTTGGTATTTTCTAGTCCGATACATTGCTCCCGTGTGTGTATTTATAGTTTTAGTGAAAGGAATTTTATAG
- a CDS encoding F0F1 ATP synthase subunit C, with protein MKKVVFLMLALAGFAFGADGEMVRSYSVIAAGIGLGLAALGGAIGMGNTAAATISGTARNPGVGSKLMTTMFIALAMIEAQVIYALVITLIVLYANPMLG; from the coding sequence ATGAAAAAAGTCGTATTTTTAATGTTAGCTCTTGCTGGTTTTGCATTTGGCGCAGACGGCGAGATGGTTAGATCTTATTCTGTTATCGCAGCCGGTATCGGTCTTGGTCTTGCTGCTCTTGGCGGCGCTATCGGTATGGGTAACACAGCTGCAGCAACTATTAGCGGTACAGCTAGAAACCCTGGCGTAGGTTCAAAACTTATGACCACAATGTTTATCGCACTTGCGATGATCGAAGCACAAGTTATTTACGCACTTGTTATTACACTTATCGTTCTTTACGCAAACCCAATGCTTGGCTAA